One Nicotiana sylvestris chromosome 12, ASM39365v2, whole genome shotgun sequence genomic window carries:
- the LOC104236186 gene encoding uncharacterized protein has translation MATLSSPPSSLSTLRKSFLSNSPIFPSFRCLVPQIKKSLTLKTLNPNFKILQSSAVPAAATTSEIPLPLKTRLKNGETLYGIFLLSFSPTLAEIAGLAGYDFAVVDMEHGYGGISDALPCLHALAATNTPAILRIPESSATWAKKALDLGPQGIMFPMIDGPKSARKAVSYCRFPPNGIRGSAHTVVRASSYGIDEGYLSNYSDDLLIMCQVECTDGVKNIKDIAAVEGVDCIQMGPLDLSASLGYLWDPGHKKVREVLNAAEKGVLKRAPAEGGAYLSGFAMPHDGPEKLKSRGYHMVSGAVDIGLFRNAAVEDVKKFKMSVVDGSEDDSDEKDRKDGEEKYWSE, from the coding sequence ATGGCCACTCTTTCTTCTCCTCCATCATCTCTCTCAACTCTAAGAAAATCCTTCCTTTCTAATTCTCCAATTTTCCCTTCCTTCCGTTGTCTAGTTCCGCAAATTAAAAAATCCTTAACCCTCAAAACCCTAAACCCCAACTTCAAAATCCTCCAATCCTCCGCCGTACCCGCCGCCGCCACCACCTCCGAAATCCCACTACCCCTCAAAACTCGCCTGAAAAATGGCGAAACCCTCTACGGCATTTTCCTCCTCAGTTTCTCTCCAACTCTGGCGGAAATCGCCGGTCTCGCCGGCTACGACTTCGCCGTCGTCGACATGGAGCATGGCTACGGCGGTATCTCCGATGCCCTCCCGTGCCTCCACGCCTTAGCCGCCACTAACACCCCTGCCATCCTCCGTATCCCAGAATCCTCTGCTACTTGGGCTAAAAAAGCCCTCGATCTCGGCCCGCAGGGTATCATGTTTCCCATGATTGACGGCCCGAAATCTGCCCGAAAGGCCGTCTCTTACTGCCGTTTTCCTCCCAACGGAATCCGGGGATCAGCTCACACTGTCGTTCGAGCCTCGAGCTACGGAATAGACGAAGGGTATCTAAGCAATTATTCCGACGATTTACTAATCATGTGTCAAGTAGAATGCACTGACGGcgtaaaaaatataaaagacatCGCGGCTGTTGAAGGGGTTGATTGCATTCAAATGGGGCCGTTGGATTTAAGTGCGAGTTTAGGGTACTTGTGGGACCCAGGGCATAAGAAGGTGAGGGAAGTACTGAATGCAGCTGAAAAGGGAGTGTTAAAGCGCGCCCCAGCTGAAGGTGGAGCCTACTTATCTGGATTTGCAATGCCACACGATGGACCTGAGAAGTTGAAATCAAGAGGGTATCATATGGTTTCGGGTGCAGTGGATATTGGCTTGTTTAGAAATGCTGCTGTGGAGGATGTTAAGAAGTTTAAGATGAGTGTAGTTGATGGTTCTGAAGATGATAGTGATGAAAAAGATCGTAAAGACGGTGAAGAGAAGTACTGGAGTGAATAA